From the genome of Lycorma delicatula isolate Av1 chromosome 11, ASM4794821v1, whole genome shotgun sequence, one region includes:
- the LOC142331982 gene encoding scoloptoxin SSD20-like has product MDDFSVPGNVNYFGLQPSPNNFIEPGKMSLSSVSPTIIVDKDGNVTMVIGASGGTKITTAAASVITSYTWFNRTLKEAVDESRIHHRLYPMEISYEYGVIESLLRTGWKVSVVNLNTNCNFD; this is encoded by the exons ATGGATGATTTCTCAGTTCCCGGTAATGTAAACTATTTCGGCTTACAACCGTCACCGAATAATTTTATCGAGCCTGGAAAAATGTCATTGTCATCGGTCAGCCCTACAATAATTGTTGATAAAGATGGTAATGTAACAATGGTTATTGGAGCTTCTGGCGGCACGAAAATTACTACAGCTGCGGCCAGT GTGATTACTAGTTACACGTGGTTTAACAGAACGTTAAAAGAAGCTGTTGATGAGAGTAGAATTCATCACCGACTCTATCCTATGGAAATCAGTTACGAATATGGAGTTATcgag AGTTTGCTAAGAACAGGCTGGAAGGTAAgcgttgtaaatttaaacaccaattgtaattttgattaa